One Panicum virgatum strain AP13 chromosome 9K, P.virgatum_v5, whole genome shotgun sequence genomic region harbors:
- the LOC120649383 gene encoding 5'-adenylylsulfate reductase-like 5 isoform X1, which yields MMRCAAAAAAVAVAASLVAAVAGAAAAAGSPGAGTCARRDAPPFLDAVGSRCPFVRIEPSPPLEVSGEAVDAELNLRRRGASYSILFYAAWCPFSNKFRPIFQALSTMYPQIHHFAVEESSATPSLFSRYGVRGFPAILLVNETTMVRYRGSKDLSSLVDFYKETTGLDPIAHLDIVQQERTGNLRSIMTWDRSLREMANDEPFLLLAVLFIILKVAAHFIPVVMSHLRAFLVVRVRNLNLGILRGSNQLLDRALNVLDVRRLWSKLRLINKATDLRKGASNARAWASSFTSVSLGEPSSSRQA from the exons cggggtcgCCAGGCGCGGGAACATGCGCGCGGAGGGACGCGCCGCCGTTCCTCGACGCCGTCGGATCGCGCTGCCCCTTCGTCCGGATCGAGCCGTCCCCGCCTCTCGAG GTGAGTGGAGAGGCTGTTGATGCAGAGTTGAACCTTCGGCGTAGGGGTGCTTCATACTCCATTCTCTTTTATGCTGCATGGTGTCCATTTTCGAACAAATTCCGGCCAATATTTCAAGCTCTCAGCACTATGTACCCTCAGATACATCACTTTGCTGTTGAAGAATCTTCTGCTACGCCTAG TTTGTTTTCAAGATATGGTGTTCGCGGTTTCCCAGCCATTCTTCTGGTAAACGAGACTACGATGGTTCGGTATCGAGGTTCAAAAGATCTAAGCTCTCTGGTAGATTTCTATAAAGAAACTACAG GTCTAGATCCAATTGCACATCTTGATATTGTGCAGCAAGAGAGAACAGGAAACTTGAGGTCCATCATGACATGGGATCGATCGCTTCGGGAAATGGCAAATGATGAGCCCTTTTTGTTGCTTGCAGTTCTTTTTATCATCTTGAAGGTTGCGGCACACTTTATACCTGTTGTCATGTCTCATTTGAGAGCCTTCTTAGTTGTGCGTGTCCGAAACTTAAACTTGGGGATCCTTAGGGGTTCAAACCAGCTCTTGGATCGAGCATTGAATGTACTTGATGTGAGGAGGCTTTGGAGCAAGCTTAGACTAATCAATAAGGCAACAGACCTAAGGAAAGGAGCAAGTAACGCCCGAGCTTGGGCATCCTCGTTTACTTCTGTTTCACTGGGTGAACCGTCGTCTTCAAGGCAAGCTTAG
- the LOC120649383 gene encoding 5'-adenylylsulfate reductase-like 5 isoform X2, with amino-acid sequence MMRCAAAAAAVAVAASLVAAVAGAAAAAGSPGAGTCARRDAPPFLDAVGSRCPFVRIEPSPPLEVSGEAVDAELNLRRRGASYSILFYAAWCPFSNKFRPIFQALSTMYPQIHHFAVEESSATPRYGVRGFPAILLVNETTMVRYRGSKDLSSLVDFYKETTGLDPIAHLDIVQQERTGNLRSIMTWDRSLREMANDEPFLLLAVLFIILKVAAHFIPVVMSHLRAFLVVRVRNLNLGILRGSNQLLDRALNVLDVRRLWSKLRLINKATDLRKGASNARAWASSFTSVSLGEPSSSRQA; translated from the exons cggggtcgCCAGGCGCGGGAACATGCGCGCGGAGGGACGCGCCGCCGTTCCTCGACGCCGTCGGATCGCGCTGCCCCTTCGTCCGGATCGAGCCGTCCCCGCCTCTCGAG GTGAGTGGAGAGGCTGTTGATGCAGAGTTGAACCTTCGGCGTAGGGGTGCTTCATACTCCATTCTCTTTTATGCTGCATGGTGTCCATTTTCGAACAAATTCCGGCCAATATTTCAAGCTCTCAGCACTATGTACCCTCAGATACATCACTTTGCTGTTGAAGAATCTTCTGCTACGCCTAG ATATGGTGTTCGCGGTTTCCCAGCCATTCTTCTGGTAAACGAGACTACGATGGTTCGGTATCGAGGTTCAAAAGATCTAAGCTCTCTGGTAGATTTCTATAAAGAAACTACAG GTCTAGATCCAATTGCACATCTTGATATTGTGCAGCAAGAGAGAACAGGAAACTTGAGGTCCATCATGACATGGGATCGATCGCTTCGGGAAATGGCAAATGATGAGCCCTTTTTGTTGCTTGCAGTTCTTTTTATCATCTTGAAGGTTGCGGCACACTTTATACCTGTTGTCATGTCTCATTTGAGAGCCTTCTTAGTTGTGCGTGTCCGAAACTTAAACTTGGGGATCCTTAGGGGTTCAAACCAGCTCTTGGATCGAGCATTGAATGTACTTGATGTGAGGAGGCTTTGGAGCAAGCTTAGACTAATCAATAAGGCAACAGACCTAAGGAAAGGAGCAAGTAACGCCCGAGCTTGGGCATCCTCGTTTACTTCTGTTTCACTGGGTGAACCGTCGTCTTCAAGGCAAGCTTAG